Proteins encoded by one window of Arachis ipaensis cultivar K30076 chromosome B04, Araip1.1, whole genome shotgun sequence:
- the LOC107639520 gene encoding vacuolar amino acid transporter 1 isoform X5, whose protein sequence is MDMLTSVTPPGISFLRRIGSKGSSNNQYLTTAFKRSQEWKQEDSSLAKPLVSDQLKEVENGVSEEQPARQQSSVFQHSKFSLDDLPPPQHQCSFAQSVINGTNILCGIGLLTIPYAIKEGGWLSLTILVLFSIICCYTGILLKRCLESNPGLKTYPDIGQAAFGVVGRLGIAIFLYMELYAAAVEFITLMSDNLSSLFPNVHIKVGGIDLETHVFFAITAALMVLPTVWLRNLSLLSYISAGGIFATIMVTLCLFWVGLVEHVGLKPGRKLLDLENISVSVGLYGFGFAGHAVFPNVYSSMQDPSRFPSVLYLSFAFCLFMYMSVGAVGYLTFGESVESQFTLNMPKELYASKIATWTTVITPLAKYALTILPIALSIEELIPNNKLRCHATAIAIRTFLVISSLVVALSVPYFGALMALIGAFMSMTVALIYPCACYLKIHNGRLSKLEITKCVLVIIVGVLSSIVGTYSALLRIANGDD, encoded by the exons ATGGACATGTTAACGAGTGTAACACCACCTGGAATTAGTTTCCTAAGGCGAATTGGATCAAAAGGAAGTAGTAATAATCAGTATTTGACTACAGCATTCAAGAGATCTCAAGAATGGAAGCAAGAGGATTCTTCTTTGGCTAAACCTCTTGTCTCGGATCAACTAAAAGAAGTGGAGAATGGTGTTTCAGAAGAACAACCTGCGAGACAGCAGTCAAGTGTATTTCAACATTCCAAGTTTTCTCTTGATGATTTGCCACCACCACAACACCAATGTTCATTTGCACAATCAGTTATTAATG gAACGAATATATTATGTGGGATAGGACTTCTTACGATTCCATATGCAATAAAAGAAGGAGGATGGTTGAGCCTTACAATCCTTGTATTATTTTCTATCATTTGTTGTTATACTGGAATTTTACTGAAAAGATGTTTGGAAAGCAACCCTGGACTCAAAACATATCCAGATATCGGCCAAGCAGCCTTTGGAGTAGTCGGTCGCTTAGGAATTGCG ATATTCTTATACATGGAATTGTAc GCAGCTGCTGTTGAGTTTATAACACTAATGAGTGATAACCTCTCATCACTGTTTCCTAATGTCCACATCAAAGTTGGTGGGATAGATTTGGAGACTCATGTGTTTTTTGCAATCACTGCAGCTCTTATGGTTCTTCCTACTGTTTGGCTTCGAAATCTAAGCCTTCTTTCTTATATCTCag CTGGAGGAATATTTGCAACAATAATGGTGACATTATGCTTGTTTTGGGTTGGGTTGGTTGAACATGTTGGATTGAAACCAGGAAGAAAACTTTTAGACCTTGAAAACATTTCTGTATCAGTTGGTCTATATGGTTTTGGTTTTGCTGGCCATGCTGTTTTCCCAAATGTCTACTCTTCTATGCAGGATCCATCAAGATTCCCATCAGTTTTATATCTTAG TTTTGCCTTTTGTCTTTTTATGTACATGAGTGTTGGTGCAGTTGGATATTTAACTTTTGGCGAGTCAGTTGAGTCTCAATTTACCTTAAACATGCCCAAAGAGTTATATGCATCAAAGATTGCAACCTGGACAACT GTTATAACACCATTGGCAAAATATGCACTAACGATATTACCCATTGCATTGAGTATAGAGGAACTTATCCCTAACAACAAGCTAAGATGTCATGCCACAGCTATTGCTATTAGAACATTTTTAGTGATTTCAAGTTTGGTTGTGGCCCTCTCTGTTCCTTATTTCG GTGCTTTGATGGCGCTAATTGGTGCTTTTATGTCAATGACAGTt GCACTTATTTATCCTTGTGCGTGTTATCTAAAGATACACAACGGTAGATTATCAAAACTTGAG ATAACAAAGTGTGTGTTAGTTATTATTGTGGGGGTGCTAAGCTCTATCGTTGGAACATATTCTGCTCTTTTAAGAATAGCTAATGGAGACGACTAA